Genomic segment of Paenibacillus polymyxa:
GGATATTGCCAAAGATGGTACCATTTATTTTTCTGACACCTCCAATTATGGCAGTGTAGTCTTCAAAGAAATCGCCGAGAACAAGCCACATGGACGTTTGCTGAAATATGATCCGGTGACCAAGCAGACGACAGTTCTGTTGGAAGGCCTTTATTTTGCGAACGGGGTTGCCTTGTCTGCGGACGAAGATTTTGTGCTTGTGGCAGAGTCGTATCACTACCAATTGACCCGATACTGGCTCAAAGGGCCGAAGAAGGGGACTTCGGATATTTTTGTGGATAATCTTGCCGGTTTTCCGGATAACATTACGCGTGATGATCAAGGCCATTTCTGGGTCGGTCTCTTCACAACACGTATTCCCTTTGTAGATCAGATGCATGGAAGCCCGTGGCTGGCTGGAATGATGGCCAAATTGCCTCAATCGCTGCTCAGCGGTGCAAGCGCACCTGTGAAGCATGGGCTTGCCGTGGAGCTTAATCCGCAGGGTAAACTTATCGGAAGCTGGCATGATCCTGAAGGCTCGCTTTATGGGGTAACCACGGCTGTGAACCATGACGGATATTTATATATAGGTACAGCTCCTGGAGGCAGCCAGGGTGTTCATCGCGTGCTTTTAACCAAATAAGCTTGGGGAGGGTATAACATGATATTGGATGAGTTGAGATTATCCTGGAAAGCGAAGGAAAGCCTGGCCGGGAAAGTAGCTTTGGTAACAGGCGCAAGCAGCGGCATTGGGGCATCGATTGCAAAAAAACTGGCAAAGCGAGGCGCGTATGTAGCTGTATTGGCACGCCGTCAGGAACGATTGGATGAATTGGTTCGCGACTTGCACCAAGAGGAATTGTACGAGGTCATGGCAATACCTGCCGATATCCAAAAAGCTGAAGACGTACAGCAGGCGGTCCACGCCATTCTTGAACGCTGGGGACGGCTTGACATTATCGTTGCCAATGCTGGCTTCGGGTATCGAAGCCCACTGGCAGAAGTGGAACTGGAAAGGTGGGAGGAGCTTTACAAGACGAATGTGCACGGTCTTGTCCTGACACTGAAGTACGGACTTCAGCCAATGAGGGAACAGGCCAAGGGGGATGTTGTCATTGTCTCCTCTATTGCAGCGAAGGAAGTGGTTGCCGGAGGAGGACTATACAGCGCTACCAAGTACGGCGTTAGCGCTATAGCCTCTGCATTGCGTTTGGAGACCAGTACGCAAGGAATTCGTGTAACTGCGATTCACCCCGGGGCGGTGGCGACGGAATTTTCGCAGGTGGCCGGATATCCCGAGCAGGAAATTCGGGCGTTTGCTTCGAGCGTTTTGCCGCTGCATCCCGATGATGTCGCAGAAGCTGCCCTTTTTGCACTAGAGCAGCCGGAGCATGTCAATATTCCAGAGTTGACCATTATGCCTTCGAGGCAGGTCCAGCGGTTCAAATAGAGCGATATTTATTCTGACACAAACCGGGTAACCGGGTATGGTCATCGCCATGCCGGGTATGGCGGCGATGAGGACTACGTGCCTTCGTTTGACCAAACCTGCTCAAATGGGTGAGCATGAACCAAAAAGCGCGAGCTATAGGGGGAATAACCCTTGCACTCGCGCTTTTTTATACTAATGACGAAGCGTGACTGTCCAATAAAATTTAAAACCAGCTTTGGGACAGCTCCATTTACTATAGAGCAGACCATATCCTGTGAAAATTTTGGCTCCACGTTCGCTCATCCAGTCATCGTGAGCATAGCTATAGTGTAATGACGTACAGACCTAGCGGCGTAGTTGCACTGCCGGCGACCATGAAGCTCAGATCATAGCTGGATCTACCGGGAGGGACGCTGATATCAGCCAATCGGCATACCTTGGTATTATCTCGTAGCAGAGGAATACCATATACACGATCGTCCACACGTACAGATCCGGCGAACGCGCCCCCACGTGGATTGGCGTAGATTCGTACGATACGTACCTCGTCACTGTCATTAACGATGGGAATGGTCGCGTTGTATATGGTTCCGAATTGTCCGCGATTATCTAGCGCAGGCCCCAGCTCGCTGCGTGCCCCGGTAAATAGCAGATCGGCAGGAGTCTCGCCGTTCAGCTTTTTGGTGGCACACGCCCGATAGTTGGCGCTCTGCCCCACCACGTACTCTGGCATCCGCGCATTCGTTTCGGAAAAGGACCACACCCCTCGTGGATGCGCCTGGGGTGGAGGTACGGGAGGAAGCGCGTCCATATGAATCTGGCGTAGATCGGTCTGCGTATCCTTGCTGATCACGGTGCGAATCACATAATCCAGCGTACCGTGGCCTTCAGCAAATTCTACTGTGAGGTCATAGATGAATCCGACCAGCGATCCTTCGGGCAGCTCAAATTCTTCCAGCAGGGCGGTGCCTTTGCTGAATTTATGACGGTCTGCTGGTTTCAGACGTTCCATCGTACCCGCCAAACAGCTTTTGGCAATAGACTGCCCGACATCTATAATCCAGTTGGCATCCTCAGGCACAATCTTAAGGGCACGTTCAATATGACGTACTTCTAGTTTAGCAGCGCTTCTGTTCTCTACGGTGATGCCCAGTTTAACAGCGCTGCTGATTTTGTTATAATGCCAGCCGA
This window contains:
- a CDS encoding SMP-30/gluconolactonase/LRE family protein, with product MPSKPDLSVKDSQGRKNKKPRKWVRRTGVSLLAVVLLGVVIFMLIPSPVQPAKWFAPSAPSFEQAGPWQQNNKLSSAELVTDAPKFPEFITFDKVGNLYTGDSDGKIYKVAFDTKGNPQKAQLYADTQGTPNGLMFDASGNLIVTDVKKGLLSVDPSGKVTVLANQVDGTPIYLANELDIAKDGTIYFSDTSNYGSVVFKEIAENKPHGRLLKYDPVTKQTTVLLEGLYFANGVALSADEDFVLVAESYHYQLTRYWLKGPKKGTSDIFVDNLAGFPDNITRDDQGHFWVGLFTTRIPFVDQMHGSPWLAGMMAKLPQSLLSGASAPVKHGLAVELNPQGKLIGSWHDPEGSLYGVTTAVNHDGYLYIGTAPGGSQGVHRVLLTK
- a CDS encoding SDR family oxidoreductase — encoded protein: MILDELRLSWKAKESLAGKVALVTGASSGIGASIAKKLAKRGAYVAVLARRQERLDELVRDLHQEELYEVMAIPADIQKAEDVQQAVHAILERWGRLDIIVANAGFGYRSPLAEVELERWEELYKTNVHGLVLTLKYGLQPMREQAKGDVVIVSSIAAKEVVAGGGLYSATKYGVSAIASALRLETSTQGIRVTAIHPGAVATEFSQVAGYPEQEIRAFASSVLPLHPDDVAEAALFALEQPEHVNIPELTIMPSRQVQRFK